Proteins from a single region of Oryza brachyantha chromosome 6, ObraRS2, whole genome shotgun sequence:
- the LOC102707783 gene encoding peroxidase P7-like isoform X1 has protein sequence MAVDQSVMCMVVVAVASTAVLFAGGAGAALSTRYYDSKCPNVQSIVRAGMAQAVAAEPRMGASILRMFFHDCFVNGCDASILLDDTANFTGEKSAGPNANSVRGYEVIDAIKTQVEASCNATVSCADILALAARDAVNLLGGPTWTVQLGRRDALTASQSAANSNLPGPGSSLATLVAMFGNKGLSPRDMTALSGAHTLGQARCVTFRGRIYSDGNIDAAFAALRQQACPQSGGDAALAPIDVQTPDAFDNAYYANLVKKQGLFHSDQELFNNGSQDALVRKYAGNAGMFAADFAKAMVRMGALLPAAGTPTEVRLNCRKVN, from the exons ATGGCTGTTGATCAATCGGTGATGTGCATGGTGGTCGTGGCGGTTGCGTCGACGGCCGTGCTCTTCGCCGGCGGTGCCGGCGCGGCGCTGTCGACGAGGTACTACGACAGCAAGTGCCCGAATGTGCAGAGCATCGTGAGGGCCGGGATGGCGCaggccgtggcggcggagccCCGGATGGGCGCGTCCATCCTCCGCATGTTCTTCCACGACTGCTTCGTCAAC GGGTGCGACGCGTCCATCTTGCTCGACGACACGGCCAACTTCACCGGCGAGAAGAGCGCCGGGCCGAACGCCAACTCGGTGCGCGGGTACGAGGTGATCGACGCCATCAAGACCCAGGTCGAGGCGTCCTGCAACGCCACCGTCTCCTGCGCCGAcatcctcgccctcgccgcgcgcgaCGCCGTCAACCTG CTGGGCGGGCCGACGTGGACGGTGCAGCTGGGTCGCCGCGACGCGCTGACGGCGAGCCAGAGCGCGGCGAACAGCAACCTGCCGGGGCCCGGGTCCAGCCTCGCCACGCTCGTCGCCATGTTCGGCAACAAGGGGCTCTCGCCGCGGGACATGACGGCGCTGTCCGGCGCGCACACGCTGGGGCAGGCCCGGTGCGTCACGTTCCGCGGCCGCATCTACAGCGACGGCAACATCGACGCCGCCTTCGCGGCGCTCCGGCAGCAGGCGTGCCCGCagtccggcggcgacgccgcgcTGGCGCCCATCGACGTGCAGACGCCCGACGCGTTCGACAACGCCTACTATGCCAACCTGGTGAAGAAGCAGGGCCTGTTCCACTCCGACCAGGAGCTGTTCAACAACGGGTCGCAGGACGCGCTGGTGAGGAAGTACGCCGGCAACGCCGGCATGTTTGCCGCCGACTTCGCCAAGGCGATGGTGAGGATGGGCGCCCTCCTGCCGGCGGCCGGGACGCCGACCGAGGTCCGGTTGAACTGCAGGAAGGTCAACTGA